From Shewanella acanthi:
TCGGTGATGATTTAGCGCTATGTTTAATCGGTACTTGGATTGTATTAGTGCTTATTAGCCGTTATTCATCCCTTGCGGCCATTCTTACAGCGTTACTTGCACCACTTTATACTTGGTGGCTCGACGACAGATTTACCGTCCCCGTCGCCATGCTATCGACCCTTATCATTGTGCGTCATCGTGAAAACATCCATCGCTTGCTTAAGGGCGAGGAGACTAAGGTATCGCGTAAAAGACGCCCTAAAACACCTTAAGATTTGCTACGCCTAAGCACCATGCTCCTAAGCGCTATCAGGTTTTACGAACACAAATAAAAACAACGCCATGCTTTACTCTATCAAGCATGGCGCTGTTTTTATGTTGATAATGGATTATGCCACTGGCGGCAATGTATCGAGTGGCCAACGTGGTTGACCTTTTACCGCTAAATCTTCCTGTTGCCCTGCCTGTAAACGCTGTAAACCTGCAAAGGCGATCATCGCACCATTATCGGTACAAAACTCCCCCCTTGGGTAATACACTCTGCCACCGATAGATGACATCATTTCAGCCAGCGATTCACGTAAACGGGTATTGGCACTCACGCCACCTGCAATCACTAATCGGTTGTATCCCGTTTGCTTAAGTGCGCGGCGGCATTTAATTGCCAGCGTATCGACTACCGCCTCTTCAAAGGCGCGAGCGATATTCGCACGGGTCTGCTCATCGTCAGGCTGTGAGGCAATAGTATTCGCGGCGAAGGTTTTAAGGCCAGAGAAGCTGAAATCAAGGCCCGGTCTGTCGGTCATCGGACGGGGGAATTTATAATCCGCAGGTTCACCTTTGGCGGCAAGCTTGGCAAGCCGTGGGCCTCCAGGATAATCCAGTCCCATTAATTTAGCGGTTTTATCGAAGGCCTCACCGGCAGCATCATCTACCGATTCACCTAAAACTTCATAGAGGCCGATACCATCGACTTTTACCAGCATGGAGTGACCACCAGAAACCAGCAAGGCAACAAAGGGGAACTCCGGGGCATCATCTTCAAGCATAGGCGCGAGTAAATGCCCTTCCATATGGTGCACACCAATTGCGGGTTTATTCCAAGCAAAGGCGAGTGAGCGCCCCACACAAGCACCCACTAATAATGCACCAATAAGACCAGGACCTTTGGTGTAGGCAATGCCATCTAAGTCGGCTATGTCAGTATTGGCGTCTTTTAATGCTTGACGGATAAGAGGGATAATTTTGCGCACATGGTCACGTGATGCCAACTCTGGCACGACTCCGCCATAATCGGCGTGCAACTTCACCTGACTATATAAAGCATGGGAAAGTAATCCCAACTCATCGTCATAGATAGCAATACCTGTCTCGTCGCACGACGTCTCAATACCTAGAACCCGCATGGTGCCTCGTAGTAATATGGTCAAAGGTCGCTAATTCTACCTGTAAGGCGACAATTACTCCAGCCGAGAGTCTGCTTTATCCCGCGCTTAAAATCACCGCAACGGATTAGGGCTTTACAAGCCTACTTGTCTCGGTATAAAATTCCGCACCATTTTAAATACACTTGGTTCAAGCAATTGAACCACACAACCTACACCTAAGGGGTGATGGCGTATGCCAATTATTAAAGTACGTGAAAACGAACCATTCGACGTAGCTCTGCGTCGTTTCAAGCGCTCTTGTGAAAAAGCTGGTATTTTAGCCGACGTGCGTGCTCGTGAATTCTACGAGAAGCCAACTACTGCACGTAAGCGCGCAAAAGCAGCTGCAGTTAAACGTTTAGCTAAAAAGCTTTCTCGCGAAAACGCACGTCGCGTACGTTTATACTAATCTCTTATGAGCCTAATTGATCAGCTGAAAGACCATATGAAGCAGGCCATGATCGCCAAAGAGAAGGTGAGATTGGGAACCATTCGTATGGCACTTGCAGCCATCAAACAGATTGAAGTGGATACCCGCGAAACGCTGAATGATGAGCAGGTTATAGCTGTCTTAACCAAAATGGTGAAACAACGTCGCGATTCGATTGCTCAATATGAAGCAGCGGGTCGCAACGAGTTGGCCGCAGCAGAAGCAGAAGAGATTCAAGTTATTGAAACTTTCCTGCCAACACCCCTCACTGAGGCGGAAATTGCAGCGTTCATCGATGCAGCTATTGTTGAAATGGGTGCATCCTCCATGGCGGATATGGGCAAAGTAATGGGAGCATTGAAGCCTAAGGTGCAAGGACGTGCAGATATGGGCGCCATCGGCGCTATGATCCGTGCTAAATTGCAGTAATTAGTGATTCAATGTATGAACAAGCCGTGCCTATGCGCGGCTTGTTTGTTTAAATTCGCGTAAAAGGCGAGATTTAAAACACTCAATGGCAATTCCTCGTGACTTTATCAATGAGCTAATCGCTCGCACCGACATAGTCGAATTAATCGATCGCAAGGTGCCCCTGAAAAAGGCGGGTAAAAACTACTCGGCCTGTTGTCCTTTTCATAGCGAAAAGTCCCCTTCGTTTACCGTCAGCCGCGATAAACAGTTTTATCATTGCTTTGGCTGCGGCGCCCACGGCAACGCCATCGACTTTGTGATGGAATATGATCGTCTGGATTTTGTGGATGCAATTGAAGATCTGGCCGGACAACTGGGGTTAGAAGTTCCACGAGAGCAGGGCAAAGGTAAACGCCACGATGATGGCCTAAGCCGTGACCTGTACCAATTAATGGAAGAAGCGAGTCGCTTTTTTCAAGCGCAACTTAGACAACACCAAGATAAACAAAAAGTTATCGACTACTTAGCCTATCGCG
This genomic window contains:
- a CDS encoding GatB/YqeY domain-containing protein; amino-acid sequence: MSLIDQLKDHMKQAMIAKEKVRLGTIRMALAAIKQIEVDTRETLNDEQVIAVLTKMVKQRRDSIAQYEAAGRNELAAAEAEEIQVIETFLPTPLTEAEIAAFIDAAIVEMGASSMADMGKVMGALKPKVQGRADMGAIGAMIRAKLQ
- the tsaD gene encoding tRNA (adenosine(37)-N6)-threonylcarbamoyltransferase complex transferase subunit TsaD → MRVLGIETSCDETGIAIYDDELGLLSHALYSQVKLHADYGGVVPELASRDHVRKIIPLIRQALKDANTDIADLDGIAYTKGPGLIGALLVGACVGRSLAFAWNKPAIGVHHMEGHLLAPMLEDDAPEFPFVALLVSGGHSMLVKVDGIGLYEVLGESVDDAAGEAFDKTAKLMGLDYPGGPRLAKLAAKGEPADYKFPRPMTDRPGLDFSFSGLKTFAANTIASQPDDEQTRANIARAFEEAVVDTLAIKCRRALKQTGYNRLVIAGGVSANTRLRESLAEMMSSIGGRVYYPRGEFCTDNGAMIAFAGLQRLQAGQQEDLAVKGQPRWPLDTLPPVA
- the rpsU gene encoding 30S ribosomal protein S21; protein product: MPIIKVRENEPFDVALRRFKRSCEKAGILADVRAREFYEKPTTARKRAKAAAVKRLAKKLSRENARRVRLY